The following are encoded together in the Flavihumibacter fluvii genome:
- the yidD gene encoding membrane protein insertion efficiency factor YidD gives MKFLKTILSFPFIALIKVYQWMISPILGPKCRFTPTCSQYGLEAFRKYGPIKGFWLTIRRVSKCHPWGGSGYDPLP, from the coding sequence ATGAAATTCCTTAAAACCATACTTAGTTTTCCATTTATTGCCCTTATTAAGGTTTACCAATGGATGATTTCACCGATCCTCGGACCAAAATGCAGGTTTACGCCTACCTGCTCGCAGTATGGTCTGGAAGCTTTCCGGAAATATGGGCCCATTAAGGGATTTTGGTTAACGATTCGCCGGGTCAGCAAATGCCACCCATGGGGTGGGAGTGGTTATGACCCCCTGCCCTAA
- a CDS encoding superoxide dismutase, translating to MAFTLPALPYAHEALEPHIDTLTMQIHHGKHHQAYVDNLNKAIAGTPNESKSLEELVAVAGSISPAVRNNGGGHWNHSFFWESLAPKAGGQPTGALAEAITAAFGSFDAFKEKFANAGMTRFGSGWAWLLVKDGKLEISSTPNQDNPLMDVAEVKGHPILGVDVWEHAYYLKYQNRRAEYLAAFWNVVNWSKVSERFGAASK from the coding sequence ATGGCATTTACTCTCCCCGCACTCCCTTATGCTCATGAAGCATTGGAGCCGCATATTGACACCCTGACCATGCAAATTCATCATGGTAAACACCACCAGGCTTATGTTGACAATCTTAATAAAGCAATTGCCGGTACACCAAATGAATCCAAATCTCTGGAAGAACTGGTTGCAGTTGCTGGCAGCATTTCACCGGCAGTCCGCAACAATGGTGGTGGCCATTGGAATCATAGTTTTTTCTGGGAAAGCCTGGCGCCTAAAGCCGGTGGTCAGCCTACCGGCGCTTTAGCTGAAGCGATCACTGCTGCATTTGGATCCTTCGATGCTTTCAAAGAGAAATTCGCCAATGCTGGTATGACCCGCTTTGGAAGTGGCTGGGCCTGGTTGCTGGTGAAAGACGGCAAACTTGAAATCAGCTCAACACCTAATCAGGATAACCCATTGATGGATGTCGCCGAAGTAAAAGGTCATCCCATTCTGGGTGTAGACGTTTGGGAACATGCTTATTACCTAAAATACCAAAACAGACGTGCTGAATACCTGGCTGCTTTCTGGAATGTAGTAAACTGGAGTAAGGTCAGCGAACGATTTGGTGCTGCATCCAAATAA